A window from Canis aureus isolate CA01 chromosome 23, VMU_Caureus_v.1.0, whole genome shotgun sequence encodes these proteins:
- the LOC144294580 gene encoding serum amyloid A protein-like — protein sequence MICSCLWPRGISPAQCFPSPCLPFVPPAERQYICAGTRRRPEARAAQPHQEPPRGGTAKGLCSRMKLLVGILLCSLVLGVSSQRWWTFLKEAGQGTRDMLRAYSDMREANYKNSDKYFHARGNYDAARRGPGGAWAAKVISDARENSQRITDLLKFGDSGHGAEDSKADQAANEWGRSGKDPNHFRPAGLPSKY from the exons ATGATCTGCAGCTGCCTCTGGCCTCGGGGAATTTCCCCAGCCCAGTGTTTTCCCTCGCCCTGTCTTCCATTCGTCCCTCCAGCAGAGCGTCAGTATATATGTGCTGGCACACGTCGCAGGCCGGAGGCCAGGGCAGCTCAGCCTCACCAGGAGCCTCCGCGGGGAGGGACAGCCAAAG GACTCTGCAGCAGGATGAAGCTTCTCGTGGGCATCCTATTGTGCTCCCTGGTCCTGGGCGTCAGCAGCCAGAGATGGTGGACATTCCTCAAGGAAGCAGGTCAAG ggACTAGAGACATGTTGAGAGCCTACTCTGACATGAGAGAAGCCAACTACAAAAATTCAGACAAATACTTCCATGCCCGGGGGAACTATGACGCTGCAAGAAGGGGCCCTGGGGGCGCCTGGGCTGCTAAAGTGATCAG CGATGCCAGAGAGAATTCTCAGAGAATCACAGACCTTCTTAAGTTTGGAGACAGCGGCCACGGAGCGGAGGACTCGAAGGCTGACCAGGCTGCCAACGAATGGGGCCGGAGTGGCAAAGACCCCAACCACTTCCGACCTGCTGGCCTGCCTAGCAAATACTGA